The following coding sequences lie in one Phalacrocorax carbo chromosome 3, bPhaCar2.1, whole genome shotgun sequence genomic window:
- the VEGFA gene encoding vascular endothelial growth factor A, long form isoform X5: MNFLLTWIHWGLAALLYLQSAELSKAAPALGDGERKPNEVIKFLEVYERSFCRTIETLVDIFQEYPDEVEYIFKPSCVPLMRCAGCCGDEGLECVPVDVYNVTMEIMRIKPHQSQHIAHMSFLQHSKCDCRPKKDVKNKQEKWAQKPRSDGPSFIPQTWSLHDPRPWQSFLILYPESGKPRRVCPTRMDSRSIFLPSPPPCDSWHVGQRLGVS, from the exons TTGTCGaaggctgctcctgccctgggggATGGGGAGCGGAAACCCAATGAAG TTATCAAATTCCTGGAAGTCTATGAGCGCAGCTTCTGCAGGACAATTGAGACCCTGGTGGACATTTTCCAGGAGTACCCTGATGAGGTGGAGTACATATTCAAGCCATCCTGTGTGCCTCTGATGAGATGTGCAGGTTGCTGCGGCGATGAGGGCCTAGAATGTGTCCCTGTGGATGTGTACAACGTCACGATGGAG ATCATGAGAATTAAACCCCATCAGAGTCAGCACATAGCGCACATGAGCTTCTTACAGCACAGTAAATGTGACTGCAG ACCAAAGAAAGAtgtcaaaaacaaacaagaaaa GTGGGCACAGAAACCCAGATCTGACGGTCCTTCCTTCATACCCCAGACCTGGAGCTTGCATGACCCACGGCCATGGCAGTCATTCCTAATACTTTATCCCGAGTCAGGGAAGCCCCGTCGTGTGTGTCCTACCAGAATGGATTCAAG GTCgattttcctcccctcaccGCCTCCCTGTGACTCCTGGCATGTAGGGCAGAGGCTGGGAGTGAGCTGA
- the VEGFA gene encoding vascular endothelial growth factor A, long form isoform X2, with translation MNFLLTWIHWGLAALLYLQSAELSKAAPALGDGERKPNEVIKFLEVYERSFCRTIETLVDIFQEYPDEVEYIFKPSCVPLMRCAGCCGDEGLECVPVDVYNVTMEIMRIKPHQSQHIAHMSFLQHSKCDCRPKKDVKNKQEKWAQKPRSDGPSFIPQTWSLHDPRPWQSFLILYPESGKPRRVCPTRMDSRCSPNSPFPLPRVFLVTANCCLSLLIIFFSAA, from the exons TTGTCGaaggctgctcctgccctgggggATGGGGAGCGGAAACCCAATGAAG TTATCAAATTCCTGGAAGTCTATGAGCGCAGCTTCTGCAGGACAATTGAGACCCTGGTGGACATTTTCCAGGAGTACCCTGATGAGGTGGAGTACATATTCAAGCCATCCTGTGTGCCTCTGATGAGATGTGCAGGTTGCTGCGGCGATGAGGGCCTAGAATGTGTCCCTGTGGATGTGTACAACGTCACGATGGAG ATCATGAGAATTAAACCCCATCAGAGTCAGCACATAGCGCACATGAGCTTCTTACAGCACAGTAAATGTGACTGCAG ACCAAAGAAAGAtgtcaaaaacaaacaagaaaa GTGGGCACAGAAACCCAGATCTGACGGTCCTTCCTTCATACCCCAGACCTGGAGCTTGCATGACCCACGGCCATGGCAGTCATTCCTAATACTTTATCCCGAGTCAGGGAAGCCCCGTCGTGTGTGTCCTACCAGAATGGATTCAAGGTGCAGCCCCAattctcccttccctcttcctaGGGTGTTTCTGGTTACTGCAAATTGCTGCCtttctttattaataatttttttttctgccgcTTGA
- the VEGFA gene encoding vascular endothelial growth factor A, long form isoform X3, with protein MNFLLTWIHWGLAALLYLQSAELSKAAPALGDGERKPNEVIKFLEVYERSFCRTIETLVDIFQEYPDEVEYIFKPSCVPLMRCAGCCGDEGLECVPVDVYNVTMEIMRIKPHQSQHIAHMSFLQHSKCDCRPKKDVKNKQEKWAQKPRSDGPSFIPQTWSLHDPRPWQSFLILYPESGKPRRVCPTRMDSRKSKRGKGKGQKRKRKKGRYKPHSLCEKPRR; from the exons TTGTCGaaggctgctcctgccctgggggATGGGGAGCGGAAACCCAATGAAG TTATCAAATTCCTGGAAGTCTATGAGCGCAGCTTCTGCAGGACAATTGAGACCCTGGTGGACATTTTCCAGGAGTACCCTGATGAGGTGGAGTACATATTCAAGCCATCCTGTGTGCCTCTGATGAGATGTGCAGGTTGCTGCGGCGATGAGGGCCTAGAATGTGTCCCTGTGGATGTGTACAACGTCACGATGGAG ATCATGAGAATTAAACCCCATCAGAGTCAGCACATAGCGCACATGAGCTTCTTACAGCACAGTAAATGTGACTGCAG ACCAAAGAAAGAtgtcaaaaacaaacaagaaaa GTGGGCACAGAAACCCAGATCTGACGGTCCTTCCTTCATACCCCAGACCTGGAGCTTGCATGACCCACGGCCATGGCAGTCATTCCTAATACTTTATCCCGAGTCAGGGAAGCCCCGTCGTGTGTGTCCTACCAGAATGGATTCAAG aaaatcaAAGCGAGGAAAGGGGAAGGGTCAAAAGAGAAAGCGCAAGAAAGGCCGGTACAAACCACACAGCTT ATGTGAAAAACCGAGACGGTGA
- the VEGFA gene encoding vascular endothelial growth factor A, long form isoform X4 produces the protein MNFLLTWIHWGLAALLYLQSAELSKAAPALGDGERKPNEVIKFLEVYERSFCRTIETLVDIFQEYPDEVEYIFKPSCVPLMRCAGCCGDEGLECVPVDVYNVTMEIMRIKPHQSQHIAHMSFLQHSKCDCRPKKDVKNKQEKKSKRGKGKGQKRKRKKGRYKPHSFHCEPCSERRKHLFVQDPQTCKCSCKFTDSRCKSRQLELNERTCRCEKPRR, from the exons TTGTCGaaggctgctcctgccctgggggATGGGGAGCGGAAACCCAATGAAG TTATCAAATTCCTGGAAGTCTATGAGCGCAGCTTCTGCAGGACAATTGAGACCCTGGTGGACATTTTCCAGGAGTACCCTGATGAGGTGGAGTACATATTCAAGCCATCCTGTGTGCCTCTGATGAGATGTGCAGGTTGCTGCGGCGATGAGGGCCTAGAATGTGTCCCTGTGGATGTGTACAACGTCACGATGGAG ATCATGAGAATTAAACCCCATCAGAGTCAGCACATAGCGCACATGAGCTTCTTACAGCACAGTAAATGTGACTGCAG ACCAAAGAAAGAtgtcaaaaacaaacaagaaaa aaaatcaAAGCGAGGAAAGGGGAAGGGTCAAAAGAGAAAGCGCAAGAAAGGCCGGTACAAACCACACAGCTT TCACTGTGAGCCTTGCTCAGAGAGGAGAAAGCACTTGTTTGTACAAGATCCCCAGACCTGTAAATGTTCCTGCAAATTCACAGACTCACGTTGCAAGTCGAGGCAGCTTGAGTTAAACGAGCGCACTTGCAG ATGTGAAAAACCGAGACGGTGA
- the VEGFA gene encoding vascular endothelial growth factor A, long form isoform X1, which yields MNFLLTWIHWGLAALLYLQSAELSKAAPALGDGERKPNEVIKFLEVYERSFCRTIETLVDIFQEYPDEVEYIFKPSCVPLMRCAGCCGDEGLECVPVDVYNVTMEIMRIKPHQSQHIAHMSFLQHSKCDCRPKKDVKNKQEKWAQKPRSDGPSFIPQTWSLHDPRPWQSFLILYPESGKPRRVCPTRMDSRKSKRGKGKGQKRKRKKGRYKPHSFHCEPCSERRKHLFVQDPQTCKCSCKFTDSRCKSRQLELNERTCRCEKPRR from the exons TTGTCGaaggctgctcctgccctgggggATGGGGAGCGGAAACCCAATGAAG TTATCAAATTCCTGGAAGTCTATGAGCGCAGCTTCTGCAGGACAATTGAGACCCTGGTGGACATTTTCCAGGAGTACCCTGATGAGGTGGAGTACATATTCAAGCCATCCTGTGTGCCTCTGATGAGATGTGCAGGTTGCTGCGGCGATGAGGGCCTAGAATGTGTCCCTGTGGATGTGTACAACGTCACGATGGAG ATCATGAGAATTAAACCCCATCAGAGTCAGCACATAGCGCACATGAGCTTCTTACAGCACAGTAAATGTGACTGCAG ACCAAAGAAAGAtgtcaaaaacaaacaagaaaa GTGGGCACAGAAACCCAGATCTGACGGTCCTTCCTTCATACCCCAGACCTGGAGCTTGCATGACCCACGGCCATGGCAGTCATTCCTAATACTTTATCCCGAGTCAGGGAAGCCCCGTCGTGTGTGTCCTACCAGAATGGATTCAAG aaaatcaAAGCGAGGAAAGGGGAAGGGTCAAAAGAGAAAGCGCAAGAAAGGCCGGTACAAACCACACAGCTT TCACTGTGAGCCTTGCTCAGAGAGGAGAAAGCACTTGTTTGTACAAGATCCCCAGACCTGTAAATGTTCCTGCAAATTCACAGACTCACGTTGCAAGTCGAGGCAGCTTGAGTTAAACGAGCGCACTTGCAG ATGTGAAAAACCGAGACGGTGA